Proteins encoded in a region of the Candidatus Nitrosomarinus catalina genome:
- a CDS encoding menaquinone biosynthesis decarboxylase, with amino-acid sequence MPIQDTQEFIKELEKQGELKRVKTEVDPDLEIAEILRREMYSNGPAVLFENVKGHSMPVLGNAFGSMRRLEIGLEMTDFTEIGQRITDMTKMDMPSGILNKIKKLPELSKMTASFPKLESSGLVTEMTSKDASFDDLPIIKSWPNDAGRFITLGLIATKHPETGVRNLGVYRMQIIDKTHASMHWQKHKRGANHGDISKDRGEKIPTAIIFGGEPATVFSSIAPVPEGLDKYLFAGITRKEGIKTVKCKTIDLEVPANAEIVLEGYVDPEDIRDEGPFGDHTGYYTPVEPYPTFTLTGIMRRKNPVYVTTVVGKPILEDAYIGKVIERSFLPLVQMFHPEVVDFSMPAAGWFQGFAVISIKKRYPGQAKKVMMGLWGMGQLALTKMFVVVDEDINVHDMDDVIWAITTRADAARDTIIINNTPTDTLDPASPLVNLGSKMGIDATQKTKEEGYMREIQQQVKVDEKTKNLVDSRWSDYGL; translated from the coding sequence GTGCCAATACAAGATACTCAAGAATTCATCAAAGAACTTGAAAAACAAGGTGAGCTAAAAAGAGTCAAAACAGAAGTAGATCCAGATTTAGAAATTGCAGAAATTTTAAGAAGAGAAATGTATTCCAACGGTCCAGCTGTTCTTTTTGAAAATGTAAAAGGGCACAGCATGCCAGTTTTAGGCAATGCATTTGGTTCAATGAGGAGACTTGAGATAGGACTTGAGATGACAGATTTTACAGAAATAGGTCAACGCATTACAGACATGACAAAAATGGATATGCCATCAGGAATTCTAAATAAAATTAAAAAATTACCAGAACTTTCAAAAATGACAGCATCATTCCCAAAATTAGAGTCTAGTGGGTTAGTTACAGAAATGACGTCAAAAGATGCATCGTTTGACGATTTACCAATTATAAAATCATGGCCTAACGATGCAGGGCGATTCATAACATTAGGGTTAATTGCAACAAAACATCCTGAAACAGGAGTTCGAAATTTAGGAGTTTACAGAATGCAAATCATAGATAAAACACATGCATCAATGCATTGGCAAAAACACAAGAGAGGTGCAAATCATGGAGATATTTCAAAAGACAGAGGAGAGAAAATACCAACAGCAATAATTTTTGGAGGTGAACCTGCAACAGTTTTTTCATCAATTGCACCAGTTCCTGAAGGATTAGACAAATATCTATTTGCAGGAATTACAAGAAAAGAAGGAATCAAGACAGTAAAATGTAAAACAATAGACTTGGAGGTACCAGCAAATGCAGAAATTGTTTTGGAAGGATACGTGGATCCAGAAGATATCAGAGATGAAGGACCATTCGGAGATCACACAGGATATTACACACCAGTTGAGCCATATCCAACATTTACATTAACAGGAATTATGAGAAGGAAAAATCCAGTTTACGTAACAACAGTTGTCGGAAAACCGATTTTAGAAGATGCATATATTGGAAAAGTTATTGAACGTTCATTTTTACCACTTGTACAAATGTTCCATCCAGAAGTGGTGGATTTCAGCATGCCAGCAGCAGGATGGTTTCAAGGTTTTGCAGTAATATCAATCAAAAAAAGATATCCAGGTCAAGCAAAAAAAGTCATGATGGGTTTATGGGGAATGGGACAATTGGCATTAACCAAAATGTTTGTAGTGGTTGATGAAGACATCAATGTTCACGATATGGATGATGTGATATGGGCAATTACTACAAGAGCCGATGCTGCAAGAGATACCATAATTATCAATAATACACCAACAGACACATTAGATCCAGCATCACCATTAGTAAATTTGGGTTCTAAAATGGGAATTGATGCAACACAGAAAACAAAAGAAGAAGGATACATGCGAGAAATTCAACAACAAGTAAAAGTTGATGAGAAAACAAAGAATCTAGTAGACTCCAGATGGTCAGATTACGGACTATAA
- a CDS encoding trans-sialidase, with translation MAAAKKQTKKDLEDKIAELEAKLNQLSDQLTAKPAETKPAEVKPAETAKPKPTLPKGSTPKPKEAPKPAERPAATTKPKGTLPKGFEKPAETVKDAPKPAEKASAPTTVQDALEDAYMNAAMTDFHQYRAKVTGYTPAPNRYFVRGTAPVGKIPTKNWNDQKATVTGYTQPSNQYFATRPRLAYHPAEKRFGSFSGVAMTVDGLSVQTKPKEAPKLTPKEAEKLAKESYASEMKAKGKGSLPKGF, from the coding sequence ATGGCAGCTGCTAAAAAGCAAACAAAAAAAGATCTTGAAGACAAGATTGCCGAATTAGAAGCAAAATTAAATCAATTATCTGATCAGCTTACCGCAAAACCAGCAGAAACTAAACCTGCTGAGGTAAAACCAGCTGAGACAGCAAAGCCAAAACCTACACTTCCAAAAGGTTCTACACCAAAACCAAAGGAAGCTCCAAAACCAGCTGAGAGACCTGCAGCAACAACAAAACCTAAAGGTACATTGCCAAAAGGATTTGAGAAACCTGCAGAAACTGTAAAAGACGCTCCAAAACCAGCTGAAAAAGCATCTGCTCCAACAACTGTACAAGATGCATTAGAAGATGCATACATGAATGCAGCAATGACTGATTTCCATCAGTACAGAGCAAAAGTCACTGGATACACACCAGCACCTAACAGATACTTTGTTAGAGGCACAGCTCCAGTAGGTAAAATCCCAACTAAAAATTGGAATGATCAAAAAGCAACAGTAACTGGTTATACACAACCATCAAACCAATACTTTGCAACAAGACCTAGACTTGCATATCATCCAGCAGAAAAGAGATTTGGAAGTTTCAGTGGTGTAGCTATGACTGTTGACGGTCTTAGTGTACAAACAAAACCAAAAGAAGCTCCTAAATTGACTCCAAAGGAAGCAGAAAAATTGGCAAAAGAATCCTATGCTTCAGAAATGAAAGCTAAAGGAAAGGGTTCACTACCAAAAGGTTTCTAA
- a CDS encoding 2-amino-3,7-dideoxy-D-threo-hept-6-ulosonate synthase has protein sequence MVSATEIRLNRIMRKGRMLCIPMDHGISNGPIEGLENPADTIYKCEGHGLTSVIINKGILKSLPKPPKIGTLVHFSSSTALSLSPNRKMLTGTVKEAVALGADGVSLHINIGGKEEPEMLEQLGLTADQCHRWGMPLLAMMYPRGENIPNPHDPEIVGHVARIGAECGADIVKTLYTGDIDSFSKIVKSTPVPIVIAGGPKAKTDLDILQMTEDAITAGAKGVTYGRNIFAHKKPEKMVQALSEIIFKKGTAKEAMKRIE, from the coding sequence ATGGTATCAGCAACAGAAATTAGATTAAATAGAATTATGAGAAAAGGAAGAATGCTTTGCATTCCAATGGATCATGGAATTTCAAATGGACCTATTGAAGGACTTGAAAATCCAGCTGATACAATTTACAAATGCGAAGGACATGGATTAACTAGCGTAATCATCAACAAAGGAATTCTCAAATCATTACCAAAACCACCAAAAATTGGAACTTTAGTTCATTTTTCAAGCAGTACAGCATTATCATTATCACCAAATCGAAAAATGCTTACAGGTACAGTAAAAGAAGCTGTAGCATTAGGAGCTGATGGTGTTTCACTACACATTAACATCGGAGGAAAAGAAGAACCAGAAATGTTAGAACAACTTGGTCTAACAGCAGATCAATGTCATAGATGGGGAATGCCACTTTTAGCAATGATGTATCCAAGAGGTGAAAATATTCCTAACCCGCATGATCCAGAAATTGTAGGACATGTTGCAAGAATTGGTGCAGAGTGTGGAGCAGATATTGTAAAAACATTATACACAGGAGACATAGATTCATTTTCAAAAATTGTTAAAAGTACACCAGTTCCAATTGTAATTGCAGGAGGACCTAAAGCTAAAACAGATTTAGATATACTCCAAATGACTGAAGATGCAATTACCGCAGGAGCTAAAGGTGTAACATATGGAAGAAATATTTTTGCACATAAAAAACCAGAAAAAATGGTTCAAGCACTATCAGAAATAATTTTCAAAAAAGGTACTGCAAAGGAAGCAATGAAAAGAATTGAGTAA
- the aroD gene encoding type I 3-dehydroquinate dehydratase: MKYKTCISIAEKSPKKIKNKLKDSLKKSDYVEVRLDFLKPKQIPETLEIIKTDLKKIVCTLRPKNEGGKFTGTEKERIAILKLIAEYNPFLLDVEFNTLNKNNELSKYLKSTKTKLLVSWHDFKKTPKTAELKNKIKKMSKFSNNVKIVSTAKSVDDATRMLELYNKKGKNNLISFAMGDEGKISRILCLYLGSPYTYVSLGKAVAPGQFSVDEVNKIINLKSSK, translated from the coding sequence ATGAAATACAAAACATGTATATCAATTGCAGAAAAGTCTCCAAAGAAAATTAAAAATAAATTAAAAGATTCATTAAAAAAATCAGACTATGTAGAAGTAAGATTAGATTTTTTAAAACCAAAACAAATTCCCGAAACATTAGAAATAATTAAAACAGATTTAAAAAAAATTGTGTGCACTTTAAGACCAAAAAATGAAGGTGGAAAATTTACAGGTACTGAAAAAGAAAGAATCGCCATATTGAAATTAATTGCAGAATATAATCCATTTTTATTAGATGTTGAATTTAATACATTAAATAAAAATAATGAATTATCAAAATATCTTAAAAGCACCAAAACAAAATTATTAGTTTCATGGCATGATTTTAAAAAAACTCCTAAGACAGCAGAATTAAAGAACAAAATTAAAAAAATGAGTAAATTTTCAAATAATGTAAAAATTGTTAGCACTGCAAAATCAGTAGATGATGCAACCAGAATGCTAGAATTGTATAATAAAAAAGGGAAAAATAATTTAATTTCATTTGCAATGGGAGATGAAGGTAAAATTTCAAGAATTTTGTGCCTATATTTAGGCAGTCCATATACGTATGTGTCATTAGGAAAAGCAGTTGCGCCAGGTCAGTTTAGCGTAGACGAAGTAAACAAAATAATCAATCTAAAAAGTAGCAAATAA
- a CDS encoding shikimate kinase, with product MAKAKATVHGAVSIVSAIASKKGATLGISLKVEAIVETTEGKGIIIQSENKSLSSRLINKTIEKIVSKKDLEKNKITITLTSEIPTGYGLKSSSAISSVVALACAKIFKPKLTDKQILLAGVDASIETKVSITGAYDDACSCYYGGFNVTDNGKRNRIQFEKIPSNLSAVIFIPKNRKRGNLKRLKILSPIFNNAWELANKKRYWEAMTINGLATSSILNSDPKIIVDLIDKGALGASVSGNGPSIAAIVKKENIPNVKKIFSNLEGSIIVSKINNKKAEVHEL from the coding sequence ATGGCAAAAGCAAAAGCTACTGTACATGGTGCAGTTTCAATAGTTAGTGCCATAGCAAGTAAAAAAGGAGCAACATTAGGAATATCACTAAAAGTTGAAGCAATCGTAGAGACAACAGAGGGCAAAGGGATCATAATTCAATCAGAAAATAAGAGTCTCAGTTCTCGATTAATCAATAAAACAATTGAAAAAATCGTATCAAAAAAGGATTTAGAAAAAAATAAAATCACCATCACTCTAACTTCAGAAATTCCAACAGGTTATGGGTTAAAAAGTTCCAGTGCAATTTCATCAGTAGTTGCATTAGCATGTGCAAAAATATTCAAACCGAAATTAACAGATAAACAAATTCTACTAGCTGGAGTTGATGCATCAATTGAAACCAAAGTAAGTATTACTGGGGCATATGATGATGCATGTTCTTGTTATTACGGGGGATTTAATGTAACAGATAACGGAAAAAGAAATAGAATCCAGTTTGAAAAAATTCCATCGAATCTAAGTGCAGTTATTTTCATTCCAAAAAATAGAAAAAGAGGAAATTTGAAAAGATTAAAAATATTATCACCAATTTTTAACAATGCTTGGGAATTAGCAAATAAAAAAAGGTATTGGGAGGCAATGACAATAAATGGTTTAGCCACATCATCCATTCTAAATTCAGATCCTAAAATCATAGTAGATTTAATTGATAAAGGTGCACTTGGGGCTTCAGTGTCAGGAAACGGTCCATCTATTGCAGCAATTGTAAAAAAAGAAAACATTCCTAACGTAAAAAAAATATTTTCAAATTTAGAAGGAAGCATTATTGTTTCAAAAATAAATAACAAAAAGGCAGAAGTACATGAACTGTAA
- the aroA gene encoding 3-phosphoshikimate 1-carboxyvinyltransferase, translated as MNCKVEKSKINGVIDCPSNKSYTHRGIFLASLAGNNSKVENILISADTKATIEACKKFGAVIEVNDSAVIVKEPIKIGSTVPEINTENSGTTIRIAIGIASLFSEEITLTGDDSIQKRPMQPLLDALASIGAKCSSTDGKPPVKIKGSILGGSIKIPGNLSSQFISSLLISAPLTKNGINLTIEGDLVSKPYLDATIATMRKFGVSVQTLIPYKKYNISPQIYKNTTFNVPIDFSSLALLLSFTVLNGEDVTIKGSMGNLPQGDEAFIDFLEQLGVAITINEDEIKIKSPKKLTGGIFDLRNSPDLLPPLAILSLMSSEPIQIVNVKHARLKETDRISILARELPKIGIIVEEKEDGLILKPSDNLTGAKLDSENDHRLFMAFCIAGTHIGNCTVTDSESVQVSYPNFIQEMNRLGAKIDIVKS; from the coding sequence ATGAACTGTAAAGTAGAAAAATCAAAAATTAACGGGGTCATCGACTGTCCCTCAAACAAAAGTTACACACACAGAGGAATTTTCCTAGCATCACTTGCAGGCAACAACAGCAAAGTAGAAAATATTTTGATTTCAGCAGATACAAAAGCAACCATTGAAGCATGTAAAAAATTTGGAGCAGTCATCGAAGTAAATGATTCAGCAGTAATTGTGAAAGAACCTATCAAAATAGGCTCAACAGTACCGGAAATAAATACAGAGAATTCAGGCACAACCATCAGAATCGCAATAGGAATTGCAAGTTTATTTTCTGAAGAAATTACTTTAACAGGAGATGATAGTATTCAAAAAAGACCTATGCAACCATTGTTAGATGCATTAGCAAGTATTGGTGCAAAATGTAGTTCAACAGATGGGAAACCTCCAGTAAAAATTAAAGGAAGTATTTTAGGAGGAAGCATAAAAATTCCGGGAAATTTATCAAGTCAATTTATTTCATCATTATTAATTTCTGCACCTTTAACAAAAAATGGAATTAATCTAACTATTGAAGGAGATTTAGTTTCAAAACCATATCTAGATGCAACAATAGCAACAATGAGGAAATTTGGTGTATCAGTTCAAACATTAATTCCATATAAAAAATACAACATATCACCACAAATTTATAAAAATACAACATTCAATGTTCCAATAGATTTTTCAAGTTTAGCTTTACTTCTTTCTTTTACTGTACTTAATGGAGAAGATGTAACAATCAAAGGCAGTATGGGCAATCTACCTCAAGGAGATGAAGCATTCATTGACTTCTTAGAACAATTAGGAGTTGCAATAACAATTAATGAAGACGAGATTAAAATTAAATCACCTAAAAAATTAACTGGAGGAATTTTTGATTTACGAAATTCTCCAGATCTCCTTCCACCACTAGCAATTTTATCACTAATGTCATCAGAACCAATTCAGATTGTAAATGTAAAACATGCAAGATTAAAAGAGACCGATCGAATTTCAATACTTGCAAGAGAATTACCAAAGATAGGAATTATTGTTGAAGAAAAAGAAGATGGCTTAATTTTGAAACCGTCAGATAATTTAACAGGAGCCAAATTAGATTCAGAAAACGATCATAGATTATTCATGGCATTTTGTATTGCAGGAACTCATATTGGAAATTGCACAGTTACAGATTCAGAATCAGTTCAAGTCTCATATCCAAATTTCATACAAGAAATGAACAGATTAGGCGCAAAAATCGACATTGTAAAGTCATAA
- the mqnC gene encoding cyclic dehypoxanthinyl futalosine synthase, translating to MSQTTEQIQKSDIKDILENSLKGNRPGPEDILRLLESNDVHLMGLVSGYLTKKQFGNKASFVNNIILNYTNVCITDCKFCAFYRSPGAEDSYTLSLDDIETRVKTSYDMFKIRQVLIQGGHNPSLKIEYYEDAFKMIRKKFPTVGVHGLSTSEIDMIARVEKSSTKEILSRLKDAGLQSIPGAGAEILTDSVKEIISPKKISSADWIRIMDEAHSLGIPGSATMMYGSVENNNDIVEHFSKIVKLQEKTNGFMAFIPWNFEPNNTLMQDEGLVDYGTGGIQLLKMIAISRLVLDGLIPHIQSSWLTNGVGMAQLALQYGADDFGGTLIGEEVVSCTGARSTELTDKIIVDAIHQIGYQVEERDNFYNPIRTL from the coding sequence TTGAGTCAGACAACTGAACAGATACAGAAAAGCGATATCAAAGATATTTTAGAAAATTCTCTTAAAGGTAATAGACCTGGACCTGAGGATATTTTGAGACTTTTGGAATCTAATGATGTTCATTTGATGGGATTAGTTTCTGGTTATTTAACAAAAAAACAATTTGGAAATAAAGCATCTTTTGTAAATAACATTATTTTGAATTACACGAATGTCTGTATTACTGATTGTAAATTCTGTGCATTTTATAGATCGCCTGGCGCTGAAGACTCGTATACTTTATCTCTTGATGATATTGAAACTCGTGTAAAAACTTCTTATGATATGTTTAAGATTCGTCAGGTTTTGATTCAAGGTGGACATAATCCAAGTTTAAAAATTGAATATTATGAGGATGCATTCAAAATGATTCGTAAAAAATTTCCAACTGTTGGCGTACATGGATTATCTACATCTGAAATTGACATGATTGCTCGAGTTGAGAAATCATCTACAAAAGAGATTCTATCTAGATTAAAAGATGCAGGTTTACAATCTATTCCTGGTGCAGGTGCTGAAATTTTAACTGACTCTGTTAAAGAAATTATTAGTCCTAAGAAAATTTCCAGTGCTGATTGGATTAGAATAATGGATGAAGCACATTCTCTAGGTATTCCTGGTTCTGCTACAATGATGTATGGCAGTGTTGAAAATAATAATGATATTGTGGAACACTTTTCAAAAATTGTAAAATTACAAGAAAAGACTAATGGCTTTATGGCTTTCATCCCTTGGAACTTTGAACCAAATAATACTTTGATGCAAGATGAGGGTCTTGTTGATTATGGAACCGGAGGAATTCAACTTTTGAAAATGATTGCAATTTCTAGATTGGTTTTAGATGGATTAATTCCTCACATTCAATCCTCTTGGTTGACTAATGGGGTTGGAATGGCACAACTTGCTTTACAATATGGTGCTGATGATTTTGGTGGCACTCTAATTGGTGAAGAAGTTGTATCTTGTACTGGTGCACGTTCAACTGAATTAACTGATAAAATCATCGTTGATGCAATTCATCAAATTGGTTATCAGGTTGAAGAGCGAGATAATTTCTATAATCCTATTCGTACATTATAG
- a CDS encoding 3-dehydroquinate synthase II, giving the protein MSKTRELIILPKVNQAQLTKFLPQLEEEGIKTIFLDPKKLGKKKTKLKTISTSNSSNYVVLEKENSTKPKGKKIGIKFEVLSNVDIDNVLSISKKGLDFVIIEVKDWKIIPLENIIAKLHKIHTKIFAIARTPEEVRKMFSILEVGVDGVIFSTSSINEVREAMVYLGTRSFDMKPAKILEIKEVGDGERVCVDTASMLHKGEGMLIGSRSNFLFLVHNESVGSSFTSPRPFRVNAGAVHCYTLSPDGTTNYLSEVETGSEVLILNSKGKARRATVGRSKIERRPMLMIKASVGNEIGGIIAQDAETIRFVKPSGQLVSVTHLKKGDIVMAHAKPATGRHFGMEVSDEYILEK; this is encoded by the coding sequence TTGAGTAAAACTAGAGAATTAATTATTTTACCAAAAGTAAATCAGGCACAATTAACAAAATTTTTGCCTCAATTAGAAGAAGAAGGAATTAAAACAATATTCCTAGATCCAAAAAAATTAGGTAAGAAAAAAACAAAATTAAAAACAATATCTACATCAAATTCTTCAAACTATGTTGTACTAGAAAAAGAAAATTCAACCAAACCAAAAGGTAAAAAAATTGGAATTAAATTTGAAGTATTATCAAATGTAGATATTGATAATGTACTATCAATTTCAAAAAAAGGATTAGATTTTGTAATCATAGAAGTTAAAGACTGGAAAATTATTCCTCTAGAAAACATTATTGCAAAATTACATAAAATACACACAAAGATTTTTGCAATTGCTAGGACGCCCGAAGAAGTAAGAAAAATGTTTTCAATTTTAGAAGTAGGAGTAGACGGGGTAATATTCAGTACATCTTCAATTAATGAAGTAAGAGAAGCAATGGTTTACCTAGGTACAAGAAGTTTCGACATGAAACCAGCAAAAATTCTTGAAATTAAAGAAGTAGGAGATGGAGAAAGAGTTTGTGTAGATACAGCATCTATGTTACATAAAGGTGAAGGCATGTTAATTGGAAGTAGATCAAATTTCTTATTTCTTGTACACAATGAATCAGTAGGTTCATCATTTACATCACCACGACCATTTAGAGTAAATGCAGGTGCAGTTCATTGCTACACTTTATCTCCAGATGGTACAACAAATTATTTGTCAGAAGTAGAAACAGGCTCAGAAGTATTAATTTTAAATTCCAAAGGTAAAGCACGTAGAGCAACAGTCGGAAGATCAAAAATTGAAAGAAGACCAATGTTAATGATTAAAGCATCAGTAGGAAATGAGATTGGAGGAATTATTGCACAAGATGCAGAAACAATTAGATTCGTTAAACCTAGCGGCCAATTAGTATCAGTAACACATCTAAAAAAAGGAGATATAGTGATGGCTCATGCAAAACCTGCAACAGGCAGACATTTTGGAATGGAAGTTTCAGATGAATACATACTAGAAAAATAA
- the aroE gene encoding shikimate dehydrogenase, producing the protein MGKSFAVIGDPINHSLSPNIHSAAFRELNLDSSYIGYRIPKGELESGVEGLKKIKIAGFNVTIPHKIEMMKYLDKMDESCSIIGAVNTVVNNDGVLKGYNTDMDGFLEPLKKRNISIQDKKILLIGAGGAARAIIAGMSKEKAQEVDIANRTTKNAEELSEFATSIGLSTNVKKIEEVKNLQKYNVIINSTSIGLKDEPSPILFDHANENAVIYDIVYSPMNTDFIKKAKDKKLEVIYGYEMLLGQATRAFEIWHEMKAPYNAMKKALLGGF; encoded by the coding sequence ATGGGAAAAAGTTTTGCAGTAATTGGAGATCCTATCAATCATTCTTTATCTCCAAACATACACAGTGCAGCATTTAGAGAATTAAATTTAGATTCTTCATATATCGGATACAGGATTCCAAAAGGAGAATTAGAAAGCGGAGTAGAAGGACTAAAGAAAATAAAAATTGCAGGATTTAATGTAACAATTCCTCACAAAATTGAAATGATGAAATATTTGGATAAAATGGATGAATCATGTAGCATTATTGGCGCAGTCAACACAGTTGTAAATAATGATGGAGTTTTGAAAGGATACAATACAGACATGGATGGATTTTTGGAGCCATTGAAAAAAAGAAATATTTCAATTCAAGATAAAAAAATTCTTTTAATCGGTGCAGGAGGTGCAGCAAGAGCAATCATTGCTGGAATGTCTAAAGAAAAAGCACAAGAAGTAGACATAGCAAATAGAACTACAAAAAATGCAGAGGAATTATCAGAGTTTGCTACAAGTATAGGATTATCTACAAATGTAAAAAAAATAGAAGAAGTCAAAAATTTACAAAAATATAATGTCATAATCAATTCAACATCAATAGGATTGAAAGACGAACCGAGTCCAATTTTATTTGATCATGCAAATGAAAATGCAGTAATTTATGATATTGTCTATTCTCCAATGAATACAGATTTTATTAAAAAAGCAAAAGACAAAAAATTAGAAGTAATTTATGGATATGAGATGCTTTTAGGTCAGGCTACCAGAGCATTTGAAATTTGGCATGAAATGAAAGCGCCTTATAATGCGATGAAAAAAGCATTGTTAGGAGGATTTTGA